One genomic region from Jeotgalibacillus aurantiacus encodes:
- the pdxS gene encoding pyridoxal 5'-phosphate synthase lyase subunit PdxS, whose product MNTGTDRVKRGMAEMQKGGVIMDVVNAEQAKLAEAAGAVAVMALERVPSDIRKEGGVARMADLRIVEEVMSAVSIPVMAKARIGHITEARVLESMGVDYIDESEVLTPADEEFHLLKSDFTVPFVCGCRDLGEAARRIGEGTAMLRTKGEPGTGNIVEAVRHIRKVNAQVRRVVNMSKDELMTEAKILGAPFELLLEIKELGRLPVVNFAAGGVATPADAALMMELGADGVFVGSGIFKSDNPEKFARAIVEATTHYQDYELIAKVSKELGTAMKGMEISSLSLEDRMQERGW is encoded by the coding sequence ATGAATACAGGTACGGATCGTGTTAAACGTGGAATGGCAGAGATGCAAAAAGGCGGCGTGATTATGGATGTAGTCAACGCTGAGCAGGCAAAGTTAGCAGAGGCAGCTGGTGCGGTAGCGGTTATGGCATTAGAGCGTGTTCCTTCTGATATTCGTAAAGAAGGCGGAGTAGCGCGTATGGCAGACCTTCGCATCGTAGAAGAGGTTATGAGCGCGGTAAGTATTCCGGTCATGGCAAAAGCCCGTATTGGACATATTACAGAAGCACGCGTATTGGAATCAATGGGCGTAGACTATATCGACGAGAGTGAAGTATTAACGCCGGCAGATGAAGAGTTTCACCTGCTGAAAAGCGACTTCACGGTACCATTCGTATGCGGATGCCGCGACCTTGGGGAAGCAGCACGCCGTATCGGAGAAGGTACAGCGATGCTTCGTACGAAGGGTGAGCCTGGAACAGGTAACATCGTAGAGGCTGTTCGTCATATCCGTAAGGTAAACGCACAGGTTCGCCGCGTTGTGAACATGTCTAAGGATGAGCTGATGACAGAAGCGAAAATCCTTGGTGCACCATTTGAGCTTCTTTTAGAAATTAAAGAGCTTGGCCGTCTTCCAGTCGTGAACTTTGCAGCGGGCGGTGTCGCAACACCTGCAGATGCAGCATTAATGATGGAGCTTGGCGCTGACGGTGTATTCGTTGGATCAGGTATTTTCAAATCAGATAACCCTGAGAAGTTTGCACGTGCGATCGTGGAAGCAACGACTCACTACCAGGATTATGAACTCATTGCGAAAGTATCAAAAGAGCTTGGTACAGCAATGAAAGGGATGGAAATCTCTTCACTATCATTAGAAGACCGCATGCAGGAGCGCGGTTGGTAA
- the pdxT gene encoding pyridoxal 5'-phosphate synthase glutaminase subunit PdxT: MTTVGVLGLQGAVREHVRSIEAGDAKAVVVKKAEQLSTIDGLIIPGGESTTMRRLIDVYGLMEPLRHFAASGKPIFGTCAGLILLAGEIVGYDEPHLGVMDVVVERNSFGRQKESFETDLSIKGIEGDPFTAVFIRAPHIVSAGPETEVLATYKDRIVLARHGQFLGCSFHPELTDDHRLTAYFINMVKSAGVTA; encoded by the coding sequence ATGACAACAGTTGGTGTATTAGGATTACAGGGAGCGGTTAGGGAACATGTCCGTTCAATCGAAGCAGGCGATGCCAAAGCGGTTGTCGTGAAGAAAGCAGAACAGCTCTCAACTATTGACGGATTAATTATTCCAGGCGGGGAAAGCACAACGATGCGCCGCCTGATTGATGTATACGGTCTGATGGAGCCGCTGCGCCATTTCGCAGCCTCCGGAAAGCCGATTTTTGGCACATGTGCCGGTCTGATTTTACTTGCAGGTGAGATTGTCGGATATGACGAGCCGCATTTAGGTGTGATGGATGTCGTTGTTGAGCGAAATTCATTTGGCCGTCAGAAGGAAAGCTTTGAAACGGATTTATCCATCAAAGGAATTGAGGGAGATCCATTCACAGCTGTCTTTATCCGTGCGCCTCACATCGTATCAGCAGGCCCGGAAACAGAAGTGCTTGCCACATACAAAGACCGGATCGTACTGGCGCGCCACGGACAATTCCTTGGCTGTTCGTTCCATCCGGAATTAACGGATGATCACCGTCTGACGGCGTATTTCATCAACATGGTCAAATCAGCCGGTGTGACTGCGTAA
- the serS gene encoding serine--tRNA ligase, whose protein sequence is MLDLKRLRNNFNEIKGKMAHRGEDLKDFDQFQALDEERRELIAKGEEKKSRRNEVSQAIAQMKREKKNADDVIAEMRALGDEIKEVDDRLREVEEKLQDLLLSIPNVPHESVPVGETEDDNIEIRNWGTIRDFEFEPKPHWDVATDLEMLDFERAAKVTGSRFVFYKGAGARLERALINFMMDLHQDQHGYTEMLPPYLVNRTSMTGTGQLPKFEEDAFRIEKEDYFLVPTSEVPVTNYHRDEILKADDLPKAYVAYSANFRSEAGSAGRDTRGLIRQHQFNKVELVRFAKPEDSYETLEMLTGHAEKVLQLLELPYRVMSMCTADLGFTAAKKYDIEVWIPSYGTYREISSCSNFEDFQARRANIRFRREPNAKPEHVHTLNGSGLAIGRTVAAILENYQQADGSVIVPDVLQPYMGGKKVISK, encoded by the coding sequence ATGTTGGATTTAAAGCGTTTAAGAAATAATTTTAATGAAATTAAAGGGAAAATGGCTCACCGCGGTGAGGATCTAAAGGATTTCGATCAGTTTCAGGCTTTAGATGAGGAGCGTCGTGAGCTGATTGCGAAAGGGGAAGAGAAGAAGAGCCGCCGTAACGAGGTGTCTCAGGCGATCGCCCAAATGAAGCGTGAGAAGAAAAATGCTGATGATGTGATCGCAGAAATGCGTGCGCTTGGTGATGAAATCAAAGAGGTGGATGACCGCCTTCGCGAGGTTGAAGAAAAGCTTCAGGACCTATTGCTGTCTATTCCGAACGTCCCGCATGAAAGTGTGCCGGTGGGTGAAACAGAGGACGACAATATTGAGATTCGTAACTGGGGAACGATCCGCGATTTCGAATTTGAACCAAAACCTCACTGGGATGTTGCGACTGACCTTGAAATGCTGGACTTCGAGCGCGCAGCTAAAGTAACCGGAAGCCGTTTCGTTTTTTACAAAGGTGCCGGTGCCCGCCTGGAGCGTGCTTTGATCAACTTTATGATGGACCTCCATCAGGACCAGCACGGCTATACGGAAATGCTGCCGCCATACCTCGTTAACCGTACGAGCATGACAGGCACAGGCCAGCTCCCAAAGTTTGAAGAGGACGCGTTCCGCATTGAAAAAGAGGACTACTTCCTCGTACCGACATCAGAAGTACCGGTGACTAATTACCACCGCGATGAAATTTTAAAAGCGGATGACCTGCCAAAAGCGTATGTGGCCTACAGCGCCAACTTCCGCTCTGAAGCAGGATCTGCAGGCCGCGACACGCGTGGATTGATCCGTCAGCACCAGTTTAACAAGGTAGAGCTTGTGCGTTTTGCGAAGCCTGAGGATTCTTATGAAACGCTTGAAATGCTGACAGGACACGCTGAAAAAGTACTTCAGCTGCTTGAACTGCCATACCGCGTCATGAGCATGTGTACAGCGGATCTTGGCTTCACAGCAGCGAAGAAATACGACATCGAAGTATGGATTCCAAGCTACGGCACGTACCGCGAGATCTCTTCTTGCAGTAACTTCGAGGACTTCCAGGCACGCCGCGCCAACATCCGTTTCCGCCGCGAGCCAAACGCCAAGCCGGAGCACGTGCACACGCTAAATGGAAGCGGTCTAGCGATCGGCCGTACCGTTGCTGCGATTCTGGAGAACTACCAGCAGGCAGATGGCAGCGTGATCGTACCAGACGTACTGCAGCCTTATATGGGTGGTAAGAAGGTTATTTCTAAATAA
- a CDS encoding DUF4395 domain-containing protein encodes MAASLSIPRPLVRVNQFTIVLSVVAAWLTGIHALILIPLIAGLGGILFDFNPVMRGAKVFLKKPMNEYIPEDRDDQRFNQLIAVFFLGSGYFSFLMGWTIAGYAFTIMVVVAASVAIMGFCVGCFIRFQWKQWQYRRTKASKSF; translated from the coding sequence ATGGCAGCTTCTTTATCTATTCCGCGTCCTCTTGTTCGTGTAAACCAGTTTACGATCGTGCTAAGCGTTGTTGCAGCCTGGCTGACAGGCATTCATGCACTTATTTTGATTCCTCTCATTGCCGGATTAGGCGGCATTCTATTCGATTTCAACCCTGTGATGCGCGGGGCAAAGGTATTTTTGAAAAAGCCGATGAATGAATATATTCCGGAGGATCGCGATGACCAGCGGTTTAATCAGCTGATTGCGGTATTTTTTCTCGGTAGCGGCTATTTTTCTTTCCTCATGGGCTGGACAATTGCGGGCTATGCCTTTACAATAATGGTTGTTGTTGCAGCGTCCGTTGCGATCATGGGCTTTTGTGTCGGTTGCTTTATCCGTTTCCAGTGGAAGCAGTGGCAGTACCGCAGAACAAAAGCATCGAAAAGTTTCTAA
- a CDS encoding deoxynucleoside kinase: MNAREKYGIPNDAVITIAGTVGVGKSTMTQTLADHLNFRTSFEKVEANPYLDKFYKDFEKWSFHLQIYFLAERFKEQKRMFEYGGGFIQDRSIYEDTGIFAKMHYEKGTMSPVDYDTYTSLFDAMVMTPYFPHPSLLIYLEGSLDDIVSRIQSRGRPMEQETPLAYWEEMHQRYENWIDSFNACPVLRLNINDYDLVKDPTSIDPILEKIGSFIQQTSLLKK, from the coding sequence ATGAATGCACGTGAAAAATACGGCATCCCGAACGATGCTGTCATTACGATCGCCGGAACCGTCGGCGTCGGAAAATCAACCATGACCCAGACACTGGCCGATCACCTGAACTTCCGCACATCCTTTGAAAAAGTGGAAGCCAACCCGTACCTAGATAAATTCTATAAAGACTTCGAAAAATGGAGCTTCCACCTACAGATCTATTTCCTTGCAGAACGCTTTAAAGAACAAAAGCGCATGTTCGAATACGGAGGCGGCTTCATCCAGGACCGCTCCATCTACGAAGACACTGGCATTTTTGCTAAAATGCATTACGAAAAAGGCACGATGTCACCAGTCGATTACGATACGTACACAAGCCTGTTTGACGCGATGGTCATGACGCCTTACTTCCCGCATCCAAGTCTACTAATCTACCTGGAAGGCTCACTCGACGATATCGTCAGCCGCATCCAGTCACGCGGGCGCCCAATGGAGCAGGAAACACCACTCGCCTACTGGGAAGAAATGCACCAGCGCTACGAAAACTGGATCGACTCATTCAACGCATGCCCCGTGCTGCGCCTGAACATCAACGACTACGACCTAGTCAAAGACCCAACATCAATTGACCCGATTCTCGAAAAAATCGGCTCATTCATCCAGCAGACATCACTGCTGAAAAAATAA
- a CDS encoding deoxynucleoside kinase — MTTIPFITVEGPIGVGKTSLAKAISSHFDFHLLKEIVDENPFLNKFYSDIDEWSFQTEMFFLCNRYKQLSDIQRLYLAEQKPVAADYHIFKNLIFAKRTLREAEYEKYLEIYRILTADMPKPNVVVYLNASLDTLLKRVKMRGRDFEKDMSPLYLEQLSADYEDFIRHFEKTHPEIPVLRINGDDLDFVHHEQDLQKVIQQVEESLLKRSTI, encoded by the coding sequence ATGACGACCATTCCGTTTATTACCGTGGAGGGCCCGATCGGCGTGGGAAAAACCTCCCTTGCGAAAGCGATTTCCTCTCACTTTGATTTCCACTTATTAAAGGAAATCGTGGACGAGAATCCTTTTTTAAATAAATTCTACAGCGACATCGATGAATGGAGCTTCCAGACGGAAATGTTTTTCCTCTGCAACCGCTACAAGCAGCTGAGCGATATCCAGCGCCTCTATTTAGCTGAGCAAAAGCCGGTGGCAGCTGATTATCACATTTTCAAAAACCTGATTTTCGCCAAACGCACATTGCGTGAAGCTGAATACGAGAAATACCTCGAGATCTACCGCATTTTAACAGCAGATATGCCAAAGCCGAACGTTGTCGTTTATCTGAACGCAAGCCTTGATACCCTGCTGAAGCGGGTTAAGATGCGCGGACGCGACTTCGAGAAGGATATGAGCCCTCTTTATCTCGAGCAGCTGTCAGCCGATTACGAGGATTTCATCCGTCATTTCGAAAAAACGCATCCGGAAATCCCGGTATTGCGCATTAATGGGGACGACCTTGATTTCGTCCACCACGAACAGGACCTGCAAAAAGTCATTCAGCAGGTTGAAGAATCTTTACTTAAAAGGAGTACAATCTGA
- a CDS encoding glycoside hydrolase family 18 protein, protein MQIHIVQPGETLFTIGARYSITPQQIATANQLPNPDRLVVGQALVIPITGSYYFVQPGDSLYLIARRNGLTYQELAAINGLSPDQPLAVGWRLYLPPAPKTSAEFNAYAEPFGAVSENLLNRTREAAPYLTYLAPFSFQAKRDGTLSELIVEPFVPIAEQSRVTLMMVITNLEEGAFSDELGRILLNDQAVQDRLLDSITATAKQYGFRDIHFDFEYLRPADEEAYTAFLRKAKDRFSKEGWLVSAALAPKTRADQPGKWYEAHNYKAIGEIVDFVVIMTYEWGYSGGPAQAVSPIGPVRDVLEYALTEMPASKIMMGQNLYGYDWTLPFVQGSQARAISPQEAIAIAARQGVPIQYDETAQAPFIEYTAEGKDHIIWFEDARSIQAKFDLLKELRLRGMSYWKLGLSFPQNWLLISDQFNVVKLP, encoded by the coding sequence GATCGCCACTGCCAATCAGCTGCCGAATCCTGACCGTCTGGTGGTCGGTCAGGCGCTGGTGATTCCGATTACGGGGAGTTATTATTTTGTGCAGCCTGGGGATTCTCTTTATCTGATTGCCAGACGGAACGGGCTGACGTATCAGGAGCTTGCCGCAATTAACGGTTTGTCTCCCGATCAGCCGCTTGCTGTCGGCTGGCGTCTTTACCTGCCACCGGCACCGAAAACATCAGCTGAATTTAACGCGTATGCTGAGCCGTTTGGCGCTGTGAGTGAAAATCTGCTGAACAGAACGCGGGAAGCTGCTCCGTATTTAACGTACCTTGCTCCTTTCAGTTTTCAGGCCAAGCGCGACGGCACGCTGAGTGAGCTGATCGTAGAGCCGTTTGTGCCGATTGCAGAGCAAAGCCGCGTGACGCTCATGATGGTGATCACTAATTTAGAAGAAGGGGCGTTCAGTGACGAGCTCGGACGCATCCTGTTAAATGACCAGGCCGTGCAGGACCGGCTGCTAGATTCTATCACCGCCACCGCTAAACAATACGGGTTCCGCGATATTCACTTTGATTTCGAATATTTACGGCCGGCTGATGAAGAGGCGTATACGGCCTTTTTAAGAAAAGCGAAGGATCGGTTCTCTAAGGAGGGCTGGCTCGTCTCAGCAGCCCTTGCTCCGAAAACGCGGGCGGATCAGCCTGGGAAATGGTATGAGGCGCACAATTATAAAGCGATTGGGGAAATTGTGGATTTTGTTGTGATCATGACGTATGAATGGGGCTACAGCGGCGGTCCGGCACAGGCTGTGTCACCAATTGGACCGGTGCGAGATGTGCTTGAGTATGCCTTAACCGAAATGCCCGCCTCTAAAATCATGATGGGGCAGAATCTATACGGTTATGACTGGACGCTCCCATTTGTTCAGGGCTCACAGGCGCGCGCGATCAGTCCGCAGGAAGCCATCGCGATTGCAGCGAGACAAGGTGTCCCGATTCAGTATGACGAAACCGCCCAGGCACCCTTCATTGAATACACGGCAGAAGGGAAAGATCATATTATCTGGTTCGAGGACGCCCGCTCCATTCAGGCCAAATTTGATCTGTTAAAGGAGCTTCGCCTGCGCGGGATGAGCTATTGGAAGCTCGGGCTGTCCTTCCCTCAAAACTGGCTCTTGATCAGTGATCAGTTTAACGTCGTCAAATTACCATGA